The following are encoded in a window of Hemitrygon akajei unplaced genomic scaffold, sHemAka1.3 Scf000050, whole genome shotgun sequence genomic DNA:
- the LOC140721151 gene encoding general transcription factor II-I repeat domain-containing protein 2-like, with product MAERKVDFENRGFQGRWEAEYMFADIKGKPVCLLCGDGVAVIKEYNVRRHYETKHHDKYKHLDKKQKLQKVEELKRSLASQQAMFTKAKTQSEAAVKASFIVAAEIAKSARPITEGEFVKNCMMKVCDVVCPDKRQAFSNVSLSRNTVADRVRELATNLQQQLVGKGRDFIAYSLAVDESRDTSDTAQLSIFIRGVDSSLCVTEELLGLRSMHGTTTGKDLFEEVSRCVNIMRLPWDKLVGLTTDGVPAMCGQKSGLVGRIREKMREVNGAGELTAYYCIIHQESLCGKALKMEHIMSTIRRAVNFIRAKGLNHREFKTFLEELDSEYNDLPYHTEVRWLSQGKVLKRCFGLREEICQFMESKGKDTTELRGKKLLCEMAFLCDITSHLNALNLQLQGRGRVITDMYAAVRAFKTKLRLWETQMQQENLSHFPCCQAMKEQVSTAVFPRAKFAEKLSILGADFTRRFADFEAQKSRFELLSNPIAADVESAPTNIQMELIELQCSDILKAKYDSVGAAQFLRFIPDTMTQLRTQAAQMLSMFGSTYLCEQLFSSMKINTTSHRSRLSDEHLHSILRISSAQSLTPNIDELASKMRCQVSGLD from the coding sequence ATGGCTGAACGAAAGGTGGACTTTGAAAACAGGGGTTTTCAAGGCAGGTGGGAGGCAGAGTATATGTTCGCAGATATAAAGGGCAAACCTGTTTGTCTTTTGTGTGGAGACGGTGTGGCTGTAATTAAAGAATATAACGTACGACGACACTATGAAACGAAACACCACGACAAATACAAGCATCTGGACAAGAAACAGAAgctccagaaggtagaagagttgaaaagaagtctggcgtcacagcaggctatgttcacaaaagccaaaacacaaagtgaggctgctgtaaaggctagttttattgtggcagcagagatcGCTAAATCAGCCCGGCCCATTACCGAGGGAGAATTTGTTAAAAACTGCATGATGAAAGTTTGCGACGTCGTGTGCCCAGATAAAAGGCAAGCATTTTCAAATGTGAGCCTGAGCAGAAACACCGTTGCTGACCGTGTACGTGAGCTTGCCACCAATCTACAACAACAgctggtggggaagggaagagattTCATCGCATATTCCCTTGCTGTGGATGAGAGCAGGGACACTTCTGATACTGCCCAATTGTCAATTTTTATTCGTGGAGTGGACTCAAGTCTGTGTGTAACAGAGGAACTTTTGGGATTAAGATCAATGCATGGCACAACTACTGGAAAAGATCTCTTTGAAGAGGTATCCAGATGTGTAAATATAATGAGGCTGCCTTGGGATAAACTTGTGGGACTGACGACAGATGGAGTGCCCGCGATGTGCGGTCAAAAGAGTGGATTGGTGGGCAGGATCCGGGAGAAGATGCGGGAGGTAAATGGCGCAGGTGAGCTGACAGCTTATTATTGCATCATACACCAGGAGTCGTTGTGTGGCAAAGCCTTGAAAATGGAACATATAATGAGCACCATAAGACGAGCAGTTAACTTCATAAGAGCCAAAGGTTTGAATCACCGCGAGTTCAAGACGTTTCTGGAGGAGTTGGATTCAGAATATAATGATTTGCCCTATCACACAGAGGTGCGATGGTTAAGCCAAGGAAAAGTGCTGAAAAGATGTTTCGGGTTGCGTGAGgagatctgtcagttcatggaaagcaaagggaaagacacaacagagctccggggtaaaaagttgctttgtgaaatggcgtttctgtgtgacatcacaagccatctcaatgcgctcaacctgcagcttcaggggcggggtcgtgtgatcacagacatgtacgctgcagtgagggcttttaaaaccaagctgcgcctgtgggagacgcagatgcagcaggaaaacttgagccattttccgtgttgccaagctatgaaagagcaggtttctaccgcagtgttcccacgtgcaaagtttgctgaaaaaCTTAGCATACTTGGTGCCGACTTCACACGGCGATTTGCCGACTTTGAAGCCCAAAAAAGCAGGTTTGAACTGCTCAGTAATCCAATTGCAGCTGACGTGGAAAGCGCACCAACCAACATACAAATGGAGCTGATTGAACTCCAATGTAGTGACATACTCAAGGCAAAGTATGACTCGGTGGGCGCTGCACAGTTTCTACGTTTCATTCCTGACACAATGACCCAGCTGCGTACTCAAGCTGCTCAAATGCTCTCTATGTTtggcagcacatatctgtgtgaacaaCTGTTCTCTTCGATGAAGATAAAcacaacatcacacaggagtcgtctttctgatgaacaccttcactcaattctgaggatttcctcagctcagagcctgactccaaacattgatgaacttgcatccaagatgagatgccaagtatctggcttagactag